The Corynebacterium comes genome window below encodes:
- a CDS encoding DeoR/GlpR family DNA-binding transcription regulator encodes MYAEERRRQIASLTAVEGRVNVTELANRFDVTAETIRRDLAVLDREGVVHRVHGGAVASQTFQTAEFSLDARFRSAPTAKSAIARAALRYLPEPRGGLFLDSGSTIGTLAELIAEQPNAEQWSIVTNSLPISLNLANKGLREVQLLGGSVRAITQAVVGDTALRTLALMRADVAFIGTNALTLDHGLSTADSQEAAIKSAMVTNAHKVVVLCDSTKLGTDYLVSFAGIDDIDVVITDSAAPESFLSALREREIEVVIAGD; translated from the coding sequence GCGAACCGGTTTGATGTCACAGCGGAGACCATTCGTCGGGATCTCGCCGTGCTCGACAGGGAGGGCGTGGTGCACCGGGTTCACGGTGGCGCCGTGGCCAGCCAGACTTTTCAGACGGCAGAGTTCTCCCTCGACGCGCGTTTCCGTTCCGCCCCCACCGCCAAATCAGCCATCGCGCGGGCGGCACTGCGCTATCTTCCGGAGCCCCGCGGCGGGCTCTTCCTGGACTCGGGTTCCACCATCGGCACGCTGGCGGAGCTCATCGCCGAGCAGCCGAACGCCGAACAGTGGTCCATCGTGACCAACAGCCTGCCGATCTCCCTGAACCTGGCCAACAAGGGGCTCCGGGAGGTTCAGCTTCTCGGAGGTTCGGTGCGCGCCATCACGCAGGCGGTCGTGGGTGACACCGCCCTTCGCACCCTGGCGCTCATGCGGGCGGACGTCGCGTTCATCGGCACCAACGCACTCACCCTCGATCACGGGCTTTCCACGGCGGACTCCCAGGAGGCTGCGATCAAATCCGCCATGGTGACCAACGCCCACAAGGTGGTTGTCCTCTGCGACTCCACCAAGCTGGGCACCGACTACCTGGTCAGTTTCGCCGGCATCGACGACATTGACGTGGTTATCACCGATTCCGCGGCCCCCGAGTCCTTCCTGTCGGCACTGCGGGAGCGCGAGATCGAGGTTGTGATCGCGGGCGACTGA
- a CDS encoding PTS fructose transporter subunit IIABC, with protein MSIITTDLVRLDTDFGSTTTDVINALAGLVHAAGRAGSASLLAGDALTREAQNPTGVPGRVAIPHCRSETVSEPTLAFARLSRPVNFGGPDGDSDLVFLIAAPAGGGKAHLKILSKLARALVRGDFIDRLRAAGTAEDIVAAVTEVVGDAGVEKQAEQPAATPTPTPGKKVTRIVAVTACPTGIAHTYMAADALTLNAQSRDDVDLVVETQGSSSTQALDPALITAADAVIFATDVGVRDKERFAGKPVIESPVKRAINEPAKMIDEAVAAAGNPDARRVTAGPVTAASTENTSQLSWARRIQQAVMTGVSYMIPFVAAGGLLLALGFLVGGYDMANGWQAITLQHSLTNLPGNDVLVDGATVTFDRSGLALYLGAVLFATGQMAMGFIVAALSGYTAYALAGRPGIAPGFVGGAISVLIGAGFIGGLVTGILAGLVALWIGNWKVPRILASLMPVVIIPLLTSLIVGLTMFLLLGRPLEGIMTGLTDWLSSLSGSSAVVLGIILGLMMCFDLGGPVNKAAYLFATAGLSTGDEASMQIMAAVMAAGMVPPIAMSLATLARESLFTPAEQENGKSAWLLGLSFISEGAIPFAAADPFRVIPSMMAGGAVTGAISMGLGVGSRAPHGGVFVLFAIDPWWGFLLAIIVGTIISAATVVALKQFWPNKATQAMAAATVNA; from the coding sequence ATGTCCATCATCACCACCGATCTGGTCCGTCTGGACACAGACTTCGGATCCACCACCACCGACGTCATCAACGCGCTCGCCGGTCTCGTCCACGCCGCCGGCCGCGCCGGCTCCGCGTCCCTGCTTGCGGGCGACGCCCTCACCCGCGAGGCACAGAACCCCACCGGCGTCCCGGGCAGGGTCGCCATCCCCCACTGTCGTTCCGAGACCGTCAGCGAACCAACCCTGGCGTTCGCGCGCCTGTCCCGGCCGGTGAACTTCGGTGGCCCGGACGGAGATTCCGATCTCGTGTTCCTCATCGCCGCTCCCGCGGGAGGCGGCAAGGCGCATCTGAAGATCCTGTCGAAGCTCGCCCGCGCGCTCGTGCGCGGCGACTTCATCGACCGGCTCCGTGCCGCCGGCACCGCCGAGGACATCGTCGCCGCGGTGACTGAGGTGGTGGGCGATGCGGGCGTCGAGAAGCAGGCCGAGCAGCCTGCGGCGACGCCGACGCCGACACCGGGCAAGAAGGTCACCCGGATCGTCGCGGTGACCGCCTGCCCGACCGGCATCGCGCACACCTACATGGCCGCGGATGCGCTGACGCTGAACGCGCAGTCGCGTGACGACGTCGACCTGGTCGTCGAAACCCAGGGCTCATCCTCCACCCAGGCGCTGGATCCGGCCCTGATCACGGCCGCCGACGCCGTCATCTTCGCCACCGACGTCGGGGTGCGGGACAAGGAACGCTTCGCCGGCAAACCCGTCATCGAATCCCCCGTCAAGCGTGCCATCAACGAGCCCGCCAAGATGATCGACGAGGCCGTCGCTGCGGCCGGCAACCCCGACGCACGACGCGTGACGGCAGGACCCGTCACTGCCGCGAGCACCGAGAACACCTCACAACTGAGCTGGGCGCGCCGCATCCAGCAGGCCGTGATGACCGGCGTCTCCTACATGATCCCGTTCGTCGCCGCCGGTGGCCTCCTCCTGGCACTCGGCTTCCTGGTCGGCGGCTACGACATGGCCAACGGCTGGCAGGCCATCACCCTCCAGCACTCACTGACGAACCTCCCCGGCAACGACGTGCTGGTCGACGGCGCCACCGTGACCTTCGACCGCTCCGGCCTCGCCCTTTACCTGGGCGCGGTGCTGTTCGCCACGGGTCAGATGGCGATGGGCTTCATCGTCGCCGCGCTGTCCGGCTACACCGCCTACGCCCTGGCAGGTCGACCGGGCATCGCCCCCGGCTTCGTGGGAGGTGCGATCTCGGTCCTCATCGGTGCGGGCTTCATCGGCGGTCTGGTCACCGGCATCCTCGCCGGACTGGTCGCCCTGTGGATCGGCAACTGGAAGGTCCCGCGGATCCTGGCCTCGCTCATGCCCGTGGTGATCATCCCGCTGCTGACCTCGCTGATCGTGGGCCTGACGATGTTCCTCCTGCTCGGCCGCCCCCTCGAGGGAATCATGACCGGGCTGACCGACTGGCTCTCGTCCCTGTCCGGCTCCTCGGCGGTCGTGCTCGGCATCATCCTCGGCCTGATGATGTGCTTCGACCTCGGTGGCCCGGTGAACAAGGCGGCGTACCTCTTCGCCACCGCGGGCCTGTCCACCGGCGATGAGGCCTCCATGCAGATCATGGCCGCCGTCATGGCCGCCGGCATGGTCCCGCCCATCGCGATGTCCCTGGCCACCCTCGCCCGGGAGAGCCTGTTCACTCCGGCGGAGCAGGAGAACGGCAAATCCGCCTGGCTGCTCGGCCTGTCCTTCATCTCCGAGGGTGCCATTCCCTTCGCCGCGGCCGATCCTTTCCGCGTCATCCCGTCCATGATGGCCGGCGGCGCCGTCACCGGCGCGATCTCCATGGGCCTGGGAGTCGGCTCCCGCGCTCCCCACGGCGGTGTGTTCGTGCTCTTCGCCATCGACCCGTGGTGGGGCTTCCTCCTGGCGATCATCGTCGGCACCATCATCTCCGCCGCCACCGTCGTGGCACTCAAGCAGTTCTGGCCGAACAAGGCCACCCAGGCCATGGCGGCCGCCACAGTCAATGCCTAA
- a CDS encoding uracil-xanthine permease family protein, with translation MTKTSSESRGRFGWTVHGDGRKIQPGAVVAPDERLSWPRTIGIGMQHVVAMFGATLLVPTLTGFPVNTTLLFSGIGTMLFLLITRNRLPSYLGSSFAFIAPLMASQQHGMGAQLGGVLVAGLVLVTVGFIVRAAGRRVLDAVMPPAVTGAIVALIGLNLAPVATGNFQAQPLVATVTLAAIVLATVAGRGMVARLGILIGVVIGWVFAAVTGNLAEGSGDAIAQAAWFGVPGFHAPEFKLSAILVTLPVIIVLIAENVGHVKAVSEMTGRNLDDLAGDALVADGLATTLAGSFGGSGTTTYAENIGVMAATRVYSTAAYWVAALTAVALAFVPKFGALIFTIPSGVLGGATIVLYGLIGMLGVRIWQDNNVNFNNPVNLTAAAVALIAGVGNLTLTVFGVELEGIAWGSAGILVAYPVLKKLYTSVGEGKAATF, from the coding sequence ATAACCAAGACCTCCAGTGAGTCCCGCGGCCGTTTCGGCTGGACTGTTCATGGCGACGGCAGGAAGATCCAACCCGGCGCGGTCGTCGCGCCCGACGAGCGGTTGAGCTGGCCGCGCACCATCGGCATCGGTATGCAGCACGTGGTGGCCATGTTCGGTGCCACTCTGCTGGTGCCCACCCTCACCGGTTTCCCGGTGAACACCACCCTCCTGTTCTCCGGTATCGGCACGATGCTCTTCCTGCTGATCACCCGCAACCGACTGCCCAGCTACCTGGGCTCCTCCTTCGCCTTCATCGCCCCCCTGATGGCCAGCCAGCAGCACGGCATGGGGGCGCAGCTCGGTGGCGTGCTGGTCGCAGGTCTGGTGCTCGTCACAGTGGGCTTCATCGTCCGGGCCGCCGGTCGGCGCGTGCTGGATGCCGTCATGCCGCCCGCCGTCACCGGCGCGATCGTCGCGTTGATCGGCCTGAACCTGGCGCCCGTGGCCACGGGCAACTTCCAGGCCCAGCCCCTGGTGGCCACCGTGACGCTGGCCGCCATCGTGCTGGCCACCGTCGCGGGCCGTGGCATGGTGGCCCGCCTGGGCATCCTCATCGGCGTGGTCATCGGCTGGGTGTTCGCAGCCGTCACTGGCAACCTCGCGGAGGGTTCGGGGGACGCCATCGCGCAGGCCGCCTGGTTCGGCGTGCCGGGGTTCCATGCGCCGGAGTTCAAGCTCTCCGCCATCCTGGTGACCCTGCCGGTGATCATCGTCCTGATCGCGGAGAACGTGGGCCACGTCAAGGCGGTCAGTGAGATGACGGGCCGCAATCTCGATGACCTGGCCGGTGACGCTCTGGTCGCTGACGGCCTGGCCACCACCCTCGCCGGATCCTTCGGCGGTTCGGGTACCACCACCTACGCGGAGAACATCGGCGTCATGGCAGCCACCCGCGTGTACTCGACGGCCGCGTACTGGGTCGCGGCGCTGACGGCGGTCGCGCTGGCGTTCGTCCCGAAGTTCGGGGCGCTCATCTTCACCATCCCCTCCGGTGTGCTCGGCGGGGCGACGATCGTGCTCTACGGGCTCATCGGAATGCTGGGTGTGCGCATCTGGCAGGACAACAACGTCAACTTCAACAACCCCGTCAACCTCACGGCGGCAGCGGTGGCGCTCATCGCGGGCGTGGGCAACCTGACCCTCACGGTCTTCGGTGTGGAGCTCGAGGGCATCGCCTGGGGCTCCGCCGGCATTCTCGTCGCCTACCCGGTGCTGAAGAAGCTCTACACGTCGGTCGGTGAAGGGAAAGCCGCGACGTTCTAG
- a CDS encoding transposase, which translates to MVDRRYATTVIRRHLREQGIVVASQRKGSKGGRPPAFDAQAYKSRNVVERAFALAKQWRGLATRYDKLAVVYRGAVVLCAVISWLRVSGDMP; encoded by the coding sequence CTGGTCGACCGTCGCTACGCGACGACGGTGATCCGACGTCATCTGCGCGAGCAGGGGATCGTCGTGGCCAGTCAACGTAAAGGCAGCAAGGGTGGTCGCCCGCCCGCCTTTGACGCGCAGGCCTACAAGAGCCGCAACGTTGTGGAGCGGGCGTTTGCTCTGGCCAAGCAGTGGCGGGGTTTGGCCACCCGCTACGACAAACTCGCCGTGGTCTACCGTGGGGCCGTCGTCCTCTGTGCCGTGATCTCCTGGCTCAGGGTTTCAGGAGACATGCCCTAG
- a CDS encoding transposase has product MSETKSRFRVLTDQQWETVARLLPSSNGRPGRPFRNSGLVVEGIIYRYRTGIPWRDLLHDEFGPWQTVWKRHRRYSADGTWDAVLTYLLTVC; this is encoded by the coding sequence GTGAGTGAGACTAAGAGTCGGTTTCGCGTTCTGACCGACCAGCAGTGGGAGACGGTCGCGCGCCTTCTACCCAGCAGCAACGGCCGGCCGGGTCGGCCCTTCCGCAACAGTGGGCTGGTCGTCGAGGGCATCATCTACCGCTACCGCACCGGAATCCCGTGGCGGGATCTGCTCCATGACGAGTTCGGGCCCTGGCAGACGGTCTGGAAGCGGCACCGCAGGTACTCAGCCGACGGCACCTGGGATGCGGTCCTGACCTATCTGCTGACTGTCTGCTGA
- a CDS encoding HPr family phosphocarrier protein: protein MASTTVTVGSAVGLHARPAAVVADAAAEYDDEIILTLVGDEDGEEADAASSLMIMALGAEKGDRVTITSTNAEAVEKIAALIESDLDA from the coding sequence ATGGCCTCCACCACCGTCACCGTCGGCTCCGCAGTCGGTCTCCACGCCCGTCCCGCCGCCGTCGTCGCCGACGCAGCCGCAGAATACGACGACGAGATCATCCTCACCCTGGTCGGTGACGAGGACGGCGAGGAGGCTGACGCCGCATCCTCCCTCATGATCATGGCCCTCGGCGCCGAGAAGGGTGACCGGGTCACCATCACCTCGACCAACGCCGAGGCCGTGGAGAAGATCGCCGCGCTCATCGAGTCCGACCTCGACGCTTAG
- the hflX gene encoding GTPase HflX: MTDVSEHDHDDLLARAFRDNEPQPPTPEDPGTDLSGLITPTTGELDLAERNRARRGSSSTEIRASDTEDITEVEYRKLRLEQVILVGVWTEGSAAEVEANMAELAALAETAGAEVLETLFQRRDKPDPGTYIGSGKVQELKDIIAATDADTVICDGELSPGQLVALETALNTKVIDRTMLILDIFAQHAKSKEGKAQVSLAQMEYLYSRVRGWGGNLSRQAGGRAGSNGGVGLRGPGETRIEADRRRLRTDMAKLRRELSGMKMAREIKRHRRQSSTIPQIAIAGYTNAGKSSLINALTGAGVLVEDALFATLDPTTRRAELADGRAVVFTDTVGFVRHLPTQLIEAFKSTLEEVLAADLVLHVVDGSDPFPLKQIEAVNKVIYDIVKKSGEEAPPELIVVNKIDRADPLVLAELRHAVDDAVYVSAVTGEGIPELEARIELFLNSLDDHLVLLLPFTRGDVISRLHEYGTVRSEEYTEHGTLIDVRLPRSLATELAEFAVEPESDGAPEAS, encoded by the coding sequence ATGACTGATGTTTCTGAGCACGACCATGATGATCTGCTGGCCCGCGCCTTCCGCGACAATGAGCCGCAGCCGCCCACGCCGGAGGACCCCGGCACTGATCTGTCCGGCCTGATCACCCCGACCACCGGTGAGCTGGATCTGGCGGAGCGTAACCGTGCCCGCCGGGGCAGCAGCAGCACCGAAATCAGGGCCTCCGACACCGAGGACATCACCGAGGTCGAGTACCGCAAGCTCCGTCTGGAGCAGGTCATCCTGGTGGGAGTCTGGACGGAGGGTTCTGCGGCGGAGGTCGAGGCCAACATGGCCGAGCTCGCCGCACTGGCGGAAACCGCCGGCGCCGAGGTCCTGGAGACGCTCTTCCAGCGTCGGGACAAACCGGACCCGGGCACCTACATCGGCTCAGGCAAGGTCCAGGAGCTCAAGGACATCATCGCCGCCACCGACGCCGACACCGTCATCTGCGACGGTGAGCTCTCACCTGGTCAGCTCGTCGCACTCGAGACTGCACTGAACACCAAGGTCATCGACCGCACCATGCTCATCCTCGACATCTTCGCCCAGCACGCGAAGTCGAAGGAGGGCAAGGCGCAGGTGTCGCTGGCGCAGATGGAGTACCTCTACTCGCGCGTGCGTGGTTGGGGCGGCAACCTCTCGCGCCAGGCCGGCGGTCGCGCCGGATCGAACGGTGGCGTGGGCCTGCGTGGTCCGGGTGAGACCCGTATCGAAGCTGACCGTCGCCGCCTGCGCACCGACATGGCCAAGCTCCGACGCGAGCTCTCGGGCATGAAGATGGCGCGAGAGATCAAACGGCATCGCCGCCAGTCGTCGACGATCCCGCAGATCGCCATCGCCGGATACACCAACGCCGGCAAGTCCTCGCTGATCAACGCGCTCACGGGCGCGGGCGTGCTGGTGGAGGACGCGCTGTTCGCCACCCTGGATCCCACGACCCGTCGCGCGGAGCTCGCCGACGGCCGCGCCGTGGTCTTCACCGACACCGTCGGATTCGTCCGTCACCTGCCGACCCAGCTCATCGAGGCCTTTAAATCGACCCTCGAGGAAGTGCTCGCGGCGGACCTGGTACTGCACGTCGTCGACGGCTCCGACCCGTTCCCCCTCAAGCAGATCGAGGCCGTGAACAAGGTCATCTATGACATCGTCAAGAAGAGCGGCGAAGAGGCCCCGCCGGAATTGATCGTGGTGAACAAGATCGACCGGGCCGACCCACTGGTGCTGGCCGAGCTGCGTCACGCCGTAGACGACGCCGTGTACGTCTCAGCGGTCACCGGCGAGGGCATCCCAGAACTCGAGGCGCGCATCGAGCTGTTCCTGAACTCCCTCGACGACCACCTCGTCCTGCTGTTGCCCTTCACCCGCGGTGACGTCATCTCCCGACTCCACGAGTACGGCACCGTCCGTTCCGAGGAGTACACGGAGCACGGCACGCTCATCGACGTCCGCCTGCCCAGGTCCCTCGCGACCGAGCTCGCGGAATTCGCGGTGGAACCGGAATCGGACGGCGCTCCCGAAGCCTCCTGA
- the dapF gene encoding diaminopimelate epimerase translates to MAFAKGHGTENDFLILPGSFDPTPAQVRALCDRRAGLGADGVLRVDRRDGRWFMDYRNADGSIAEMCGNGVRVFAHWLRSRGLVDEDHFTVGTRAGDRQVVVEGWTATAASVTVDMGPAEVTGVSTAHLASLQVAGLGVNMGNPHLACVLPGLDAARLQALDLGEPDFDRDFFPDGVNVEIITPLVDGHVHMRVHERGVGETRSCGTGTVAAARAALADAGLAEGTVTVHIPGGEVVVEILNGASTLTGPSRIIATGEVDLQGLSGREG, encoded by the coding sequence ATCGCCTTCGCCAAAGGTCACGGCACCGAGAATGACTTTCTCATCCTGCCCGGCAGCTTTGATCCCACCCCCGCCCAGGTCCGCGCCCTGTGCGACCGGCGTGCCGGTCTGGGCGCGGACGGGGTGCTGCGCGTCGACCGGCGCGACGGACGATGGTTCATGGACTACCGCAACGCGGACGGCTCGATCGCGGAGATGTGCGGCAACGGTGTGCGCGTCTTCGCCCACTGGCTGCGCTCCCGCGGCCTGGTCGACGAGGATCACTTCACCGTGGGCACCCGGGCAGGGGACAGGCAGGTGGTCGTGGAAGGGTGGACCGCCACGGCGGCGAGCGTCACCGTGGACATGGGGCCGGCCGAGGTGACCGGCGTGTCCACCGCCCACCTGGCCTCCCTGCAGGTCGCCGGTCTGGGAGTGAACATGGGCAACCCTCACCTGGCGTGCGTTCTGCCCGGCCTGGACGCCGCCAGGCTTCAAGCACTGGACCTGGGGGAGCCGGACTTCGACCGTGACTTCTTCCCCGACGGGGTGAATGTGGAGATCATCACCCCGCTCGTTGACGGCCACGTGCACATGCGTGTCCACGAACGCGGGGTGGGGGAGACCCGTTCGTGTGGCACGGGTACCGTCGCCGCGGCACGGGCGGCCCTGGCAGACGCCGGTCTGGCGGAGGGAACGGTGACGGTCCACATCCCCGGCGGTGAGGTCGTGGTGGAGATACTCAACGGTGCCTCCACCTTGACCGGTCCCTCGCGGATCATCGCCACGGGCGAGGTGGATCTGCAGGGTCTGTCCGGCCGGGAAGGCTAG
- a CDS encoding transposase yields MADAEGKIDWDVSVDASITRSEQDTGGTVESPESPPLALTEPAGHGIGRSRGGLSSKIHAGVDGHGRPLSVVVIGGRRNDGVMLQTVLDDIHVPCRGPGRARSRPDAVLIEYS; encoded by the coding sequence GTGGCCGACGCGGAGGGAAAAATCGACTGGGACGTCTCCGTCGACGCCTCGATCACCCGGTCTGAACAGGACACAGGGGGCACGGTCGAATCACCAGAATCCCCCCCGCTGGCGCTGACTGAACCGGCAGGTCACGGCATCGGCCGGTCGCGTGGCGGACTGTCGAGCAAGATTCATGCCGGCGTGGACGGGCATGGTCGTCCGTTGTCTGTGGTGGTCATCGGCGGGCGGCGCAATGACGGGGTGATGCTTCAGACCGTGCTCGACGACATTCATGTTCCCTGCCGTGGGCCGGGTCGTGCCAGGTCGCGCCCAGATGCGGTCCTGATCGAGTATTCGTAG
- a CDS encoding 1-phosphofructokinase family hexose kinase, which yields MILTLTPNPSIDATMQLDSELRRGHVQRPTSITQVAGGKGVNVSHAMLLAEKHTLAVFPADTNDPFVALTRQTGIPFHAIPVDEGVRINATITEPDGTTTKINGPGATIDATARRSIEQAVTQLAANSSWLVMAGSLPPGVPLDWYTSLIATVRATHPQLPVAVDTSDEAIRALGRGLETAAPTLIKPNGLELGQLTDRDGEALEAAAAVGDFDEVVTAARLVIERGVNEVLVTLGAAGAALVTRRGAWFATPPPVEVMSTVGAGDSSLAGYLIARAEGGGPADCLARAVAYGTAATGLPGTTIPSPAQLNLTDTHVRAL from the coding sequence GTGATACTCACCTTGACACCGAACCCCAGCATCGATGCCACCATGCAGCTGGACTCGGAACTGCGTCGCGGACACGTCCAACGCCCCACCTCGATCACCCAGGTAGCCGGCGGCAAGGGCGTCAACGTCTCGCACGCGATGCTGCTCGCCGAGAAGCACACGCTGGCGGTCTTCCCCGCCGACACCAACGACCCCTTCGTGGCGCTGACACGGCAGACCGGCATCCCCTTCCATGCCATACCGGTGGACGAGGGTGTACGGATCAACGCCACGATCACCGAGCCCGACGGCACGACCACCAAGATCAACGGCCCCGGCGCGACCATCGACGCCACGGCCCGCCGCTCCATCGAGCAGGCGGTGACCCAACTCGCCGCGAACTCCTCGTGGCTGGTCATGGCCGGATCTCTGCCGCCGGGCGTGCCCCTCGACTGGTACACCTCGCTCATCGCCACGGTCCGGGCCACCCACCCGCAGCTGCCCGTCGCCGTCGACACCTCCGATGAGGCGATCCGCGCGCTCGGACGCGGCCTGGAGACGGCGGCCCCCACCCTCATCAAGCCGAACGGCCTGGAACTCGGGCAGCTGACGGACCGCGACGGCGAGGCGTTGGAAGCGGCCGCTGCGGTCGGCGATTTCGACGAGGTCGTCACCGCCGCCCGCCTGGTCATCGAGCGGGGCGTCAACGAGGTGCTGGTCACCCTGGGTGCGGCCGGGGCGGCGCTGGTCACCCGCAGGGGCGCCTGGTTTGCCACCCCGCCGCCGGTGGAGGTCATGTCCACGGTCGGCGCGGGTGACAGTTCGCTCGCCGGCTATCTCATCGCCCGGGCCGAGGGAGGCGGTCCCGCCGACTGCCTCGCCCGTGCCGTCGCCTACGGCACCGCCGCCACCGGCCTGCCCGGCACCACCATTCCGTCCCCTGCACAGCTGAATCTCACCGACACGCACGTGCGTGCCCTCTAA
- the ptsP gene encoding phosphoenolpyruvate--protein phosphotransferase codes for MDDVRNPSGATAIKGTGVVAGVAYAPVVWVRPRPALPEAGATLTEDAREPEFERFSAAADTVAERLADRAATVEGVAADVLTATVGMVRDRGWRRTVKKNISAGHPAEYATVAATQKFVGMFEAAGGVMAERTTDLKDIRDRVIAELRGEPEPGLPDVEGEGVLFADDLSPADTATLDPAHIIALVTELGGPTSHTAIIARQLNLPCIVATGEGLRQIPAGEFVLVDGALGTVTRNAEEASARATVLEFRERAAVIAQWRGPARTTDGHRVQLLANVADGNAARIAAGTQAEGIGLYRTEMSFLSTSTEPTVEEQAAVYRKVFDAFPASKVVIRTLDAGSDKPIAFANMAQEENPALGVRGLRIALGNEGLLTRQLDAIALAAEGRGENAPTWVMAPMVATESEAGWFAGLCRDRGLTPGAMIEVPAAALMSDKLMPHLDFVSIGTNDLTQYTMAADRLSPQLAYLTDPWQPAVLRLVKETCRVGEDTGTPVGVCGEAAADPLLACVLTGLGVTSLSAASTALAGVGAQLSSVDLATCREVAEAVLDTSGAAAAREVARQMLLG; via the coding sequence ATGGATGATGTCCGAAACCCCTCAGGTGCAACAGCCATAAAAGGTACCGGTGTCGTCGCCGGTGTCGCCTACGCCCCGGTGGTGTGGGTCCGGCCGCGCCCGGCCCTGCCCGAGGCCGGCGCAACACTCACCGAGGACGCCCGGGAACCTGAGTTTGAACGCTTCAGTGCCGCGGCAGACACCGTCGCGGAGCGTCTGGCGGACCGGGCCGCAACCGTCGAGGGCGTCGCCGCCGACGTGCTCACCGCCACCGTCGGCATGGTCAGGGACCGGGGCTGGCGCCGCACGGTGAAGAAGAACATCTCCGCCGGGCACCCGGCCGAGTACGCCACCGTTGCCGCCACCCAGAAGTTCGTCGGCATGTTCGAGGCCGCGGGGGGTGTCATGGCCGAGCGGACCACCGACCTCAAGGACATCCGCGACCGCGTCATCGCCGAGCTGCGTGGGGAACCGGAGCCCGGCCTGCCCGATGTCGAGGGTGAAGGCGTTCTCTTCGCCGACGATCTCTCACCCGCGGACACGGCCACCCTGGACCCCGCCCACATCATCGCGCTGGTCACCGAACTCGGCGGACCCACGAGCCATACCGCGATCATCGCCCGTCAGCTCAACCTGCCCTGCATCGTGGCCACGGGCGAAGGGCTGCGCCAGATACCTGCAGGTGAGTTCGTGCTTGTCGACGGCGCCCTGGGCACCGTCACCCGCAACGCCGAAGAGGCGTCCGCCCGCGCCACCGTCCTCGAATTCCGCGAGCGAGCGGCGGTCATCGCCCAGTGGCGGGGCCCCGCCCGGACCACGGACGGCCACCGCGTGCAGTTGCTGGCCAACGTCGCAGACGGCAACGCCGCCCGCATCGCAGCCGGTACCCAGGCCGAGGGCATCGGCCTGTACCGGACCGAGATGAGCTTCCTCTCCACGTCCACGGAACCCACGGTGGAGGAGCAGGCGGCGGTCTACCGCAAGGTGTTCGACGCCTTTCCCGCGTCCAAGGTTGTCATCCGCACCCTCGACGCAGGATCCGACAAGCCCATCGCCTTCGCGAACATGGCGCAGGAGGAGAACCCCGCACTCGGAGTGCGTGGCCTGCGCATCGCCCTGGGCAACGAGGGGCTGCTCACCCGCCAGCTCGACGCCATCGCGCTGGCCGCCGAGGGGCGGGGGGAGAATGCCCCCACCTGGGTCATGGCCCCCATGGTGGCCACTGAATCGGAGGCCGGATGGTTTGCCGGACTCTGCCGCGACCGGGGCCTGACCCCGGGCGCGATGATCGAGGTCCCTGCGGCCGCGTTGATGTCCGACAAACTCATGCCGCACCTGGACTTCGTCTCCATCGGTACCAATGACCTCACCCAGTACACGATGGCCGCCGATCGTCTGTCCCCCCAGCTGGCGTACCTGACGGATCCTTGGCAACCGGCGGTGTTGCGACTGGTGAAGGAAACCTGTCGGGTCGGGGAGGATACGGGAACCCCCGTCGGTGTCTGCGGCGAGGCCGCCGCTGATCCGCTGCTCGCGTGCGTGCTCACAGGTCTGGGCGTGACCTCGCTGTCTGCGGCATCGACCGCCCTGGCCGGGGTCGGTGCCCAGCTGTCCTCCGTGGATCTGGCCACCTGCCGGGAAGTCGCCGAGGCTGTTCTCGACACCTCCGGGGCTGCCGCCGCACGCGAAGTCGCCCGTCAGATGCTCCTGGGCTGA